One genomic window of Halogeometricum sp. S3BR5-2 includes the following:
- a CDS encoding MFS transporter: MGEATGDGIREAVSKNILHYYIYKSTKAVEFYRPIMYLFFLAQGLSFTQISILEVLYNLTTLFGEIPTGYIGDRVGRRNSLLIGTSLISLTLLGIGLSNSFLPLAGLYVCWSLGYNFRSGSEDAWLYDTLTDDLSEDEFAHVRGRGESAALAVGAGAAILGGYLGSIDLSYPWFVAAGVTSLGVVVLLTLDEPQTYKETATEELSLRRTVRIVRTVLGRRRLRSFLLYYYVLYAAVTYLVFVFLQPIFETVVLDLGIQQSQVEALLGWFYAAYSLVGAMLNYYTGRIRETIGLQTWFLVLPFAVGGALIGMYFLPVLALPTFLLIRGVSDVTRSFAGQYINDRVETLGRATVLSAMAMVSGLAVVPFQLGSGVISDAVSPLFALGVGGIVLVVGATAILLWEAPIGDESIQH, encoded by the coding sequence ATGGGAGAAGCCACAGGAGATGGTATCCGGGAGGCTGTCTCTAAAAACATCCTACATTATTACATATACAAGTCGACCAAAGCGGTCGAATTCTATCGACCCATCATGTACCTCTTCTTTTTGGCTCAGGGGCTTTCGTTCACTCAGATTTCCATTCTGGAGGTGCTCTACAATCTGACGACGTTGTTCGGAGAGATACCGACTGGCTACATCGGCGACCGCGTTGGACGACGCAACAGTCTCCTCATCGGGACGTCACTCATATCACTGACACTCCTCGGTATCGGTCTGTCGAACTCGTTTCTTCCGCTGGCAGGCCTCTACGTCTGCTGGTCACTGGGCTACAACTTCCGCTCCGGGAGCGAAGACGCGTGGCTCTACGACACACTCACCGACGACCTCTCCGAAGACGAGTTCGCCCACGTTCGGGGGCGAGGAGAATCGGCGGCGTTGGCCGTTGGAGCCGGTGCGGCGATTCTCGGCGGGTATCTCGGCAGCATCGACCTCTCGTATCCCTGGTTCGTCGCAGCGGGCGTGACGAGTCTCGGGGTCGTGGTACTGCTCACGCTTGACGAACCCCAGACGTACAAGGAAACCGCGACTGAGGAGTTGAGCCTCCGTCGAACGGTCCGTATCGTGAGAACGGTCCTCGGTCGTCGCCGTTTGCGGTCGTTCCTGCTCTACTACTATGTTCTGTACGCCGCGGTCACCTACCTCGTATTCGTCTTTCTCCAGCCGATCTTCGAGACCGTCGTTCTCGACCTTGGAATCCAGCAATCGCAGGTTGAAGCCCTGCTGGGGTGGTTCTATGCGGCGTACAGCCTCGTTGGTGCGATGCTCAACTACTACACGGGAAGGATCAGAGAGACGATCGGACTACAAACGTGGTTTCTCGTCCTCCCGTTCGCCGTCGGTGGCGCGTTGATCGGGATGTACTTCCTCCCGGTGCTTGCCCTCCCGACGTTCCTTCTGATTCGAGGAGTCTCGGACGTCACCCGATCGTTCGCTGGGCAGTACATCAATGACCGTGTGGAGACGCTCGGTCGCGCCACCGTTCTAAGTGCGATGGCGATGGTCAGCGGCCTCGCAGTCGTCCCGTTTCAACTCGGAAGCGGCGTCATATCCGACGCCGTCTCTCCGCTGTTCGCACTGGGTGTCGGTGGTATCGTTCTCGTCGTTGGGGCAACGGCCATCCTTCTCTGGGAGGCTCCTATCGGCGACGAATCAATCCAACACTAA
- a CDS encoding DUF7573 domain-containing protein, with product MTRDRSLDDFVGGGEGEESDGSDPTEGDDSKADSADRADGAGGDAGDDSGTTPDSAATESAAPTTDAVDPAVGTYRWDPDGVACAACGETVHRLWLDDGGQVCEECKEW from the coding sequence GTGACACGAGACCGCTCGCTGGACGACTTCGTGGGCGGCGGAGAGGGCGAGGAGAGCGACGGTTCGGACCCCACCGAGGGCGACGACTCGAAGGCGGACTCGGCGGACCGAGCGGACGGGGCCGGCGGAGATGCCGGCGACGACTCGGGGACGACGCCCGATTCGGCGGCGACCGAGTCGGCCGCGCCGACGACCGACGCGGTCGACCCCGCGGTCGGCACCTACCGCTGGGACCCCGACGGCGTCGCCTGCGCCGCCTGCGGCGAGACGGTTCATCGGCTATGGCTCGACGACGGCGGGCAGGTGTGCGAAGAGTGCAAGGAGTGGTGA
- a CDS encoding Lrp/AsnC family transcriptional regulator — translation MDDIQIDDVDRGILHQLQLNARQTDTEIAEKVDVTSTTVRNRLDKLEGGGVIRGYRPEINYEQAGYPLHVMFVCTVNPNKLESMTEQILDVRGVVTTRDLLGGERNVHVEVVADTVGEIEEIRNELADLGLTINSSEIISETRVQPWDHFYPRPDPGARQDDDIDDGSVTNQG, via the coding sequence ATGGACGACATTCAAATCGACGACGTGGACCGGGGCATCCTGCACCAACTCCAACTTAACGCCCGTCAGACCGATACGGAGATCGCCGAGAAGGTGGATGTGACCTCCACGACGGTCCGGAATCGCCTCGACAAACTCGAGGGCGGGGGCGTGATCCGGGGCTATCGCCCCGAGATCAACTACGAGCAAGCGGGCTACCCCCTCCACGTCATGTTTGTCTGCACGGTCAATCCGAATAAGCTGGAATCAATGACCGAACAGATCCTCGACGTTCGCGGTGTGGTGACCACCCGCGATTTGCTTGGGGGCGAACGGAATGTCCACGTCGAAGTCGTCGCCGACACGGTCGGGGAGATCGAAGAGATCCGCAACGAACTAGCGGACTTAGGCTTGACTATCAACAGTTCTGAGATCATCTCCGAGACGCGGGTCCAGCCATGGGACCACTTCTATCCACGGCCGGACCCCGGCGCGCGCCAGGACGACGACATCGACGACGGGTCTGTCACCAATCAAGGATAA
- a CDS encoding 5,10-methylenetetrahydromethanopterin reductase, which yields MREDTDGDGDGGGDAGAPTLGVELTPEHPVPEVVRRGVLAEEAGYDAAFVSCHYNNRDPFAVLARLAGETASIRLGPGVANPYEMHPVTLATKTATVAELSEGRAAFGIGPGDKSTLRNLGIDDERGLRSVLEAFKVAQRIWDGERVSHDGTFEANDAGVNFEVPGEIPVYVGGEGPHMCRMAGKHADGLLFNGSHPDDVAWARDRVEEGIEDRPDSRGAFELLAYASVSVGPDREAAREAARPPVAFITAGAAPPVLDRHGIDASLAEDIGEKISAGEFSEAFGLVTPAMIDAFAMAGTEEEVADRMASVFDRADGVVVGSPLGPDPDEAIRLAASAARRR from the coding sequence ATGCGTGAGGATACCGACGGCGACGGCGACGGTGGCGGTGACGCCGGCGCTCCCACCCTCGGCGTCGAACTGACGCCCGAACACCCGGTTCCCGAAGTCGTCCGCCGCGGCGTCCTCGCCGAGGAGGCGGGCTACGACGCGGCGTTCGTCTCCTGTCACTACAACAACCGCGACCCGTTCGCCGTCCTCGCGCGCCTCGCGGGCGAGACGGCATCGATTCGGCTCGGACCCGGCGTCGCCAACCCCTACGAGATGCACCCGGTCACGCTGGCGACGAAGACGGCCACCGTCGCGGAACTCTCCGAGGGCCGCGCCGCCTTCGGCATCGGCCCGGGGGACAAATCCACTCTCCGGAATCTCGGTATCGACGACGAACGCGGCCTGCGCTCGGTGCTGGAGGCGTTCAAAGTCGCACAGCGCATCTGGGACGGCGAGCGCGTCAGCCACGACGGGACGTTCGAGGCGAACGACGCGGGCGTGAACTTCGAGGTACCCGGCGAGATACCCGTCTACGTCGGCGGCGAGGGGCCGCACATGTGCCGGATGGCGGGCAAGCACGCGGACGGTCTGCTGTTCAACGGCTCGCACCCGGACGACGTGGCGTGGGCCAGAGACAGAGTCGAGGAGGGAATCGAGGACCGACCCGACTCCCGCGGCGCGTTCGAACTCCTCGCGTACGCCAGCGTGAGCGTCGGACCCGACCGCGAGGCGGCGAGAGAGGCGGCCCGCCCGCCGGTGGCCTTCATCACCGCCGGAGCGGCGCCGCCGGTGCTCGACAGACACGGGATAGACGCCTCGCTCGCGGAGGATATCGGTGAAAAGATCTCTGCGGGCGAGTTCTCCGAGGCGTTCGGCCTCGTGACGCCCGCGATGATAGACGCCTTCGCGATGGCCGGCACCGAAGAGGAAGTCGCCGACCGGATGGCGTCGGTGTTCGACCGCGCCGACGGGGTGGTCGTCGGGTCGCCTCTCGGGCCGGACCCCGACGAGGCGATCAGACTCGCTGCTTCGGCCGCGCGTCGTCGGTAG
- a CDS encoding coenzyme F420-0:L-glutamate ligase encodes MELFAVPDVPEVRPGDDLAATIRDRVELREEDVVCVASTVVSKAEGRLFDLEDFPAGPRAREIAADLEESTGEEKDPRFAQAVLEESVDLLMESPFLLTETRFGHVGVNAGIDRSNVAGSDLLLLPKRPSESAERLRAGLPAERVIVTDTCGRPFRHGQRGVALGWAGMKASRDWRGETDRDGRELGVTVESVVDELAAAANLLAGEGDGGTPVVVVRDFEWGDHDGSDNLYREIEGDFVRQAVRAWEHDDA; translated from the coding sequence ATGGAACTGTTCGCCGTCCCCGACGTGCCGGAGGTCCGGCCGGGCGACGACCTCGCGGCGACGATTCGCGACCGGGTCGAGTTACGCGAAGAGGACGTCGTCTGCGTCGCCTCGACGGTCGTCTCGAAGGCCGAGGGGCGACTGTTCGACTTGGAGGACTTCCCCGCCGGCCCCCGCGCCCGCGAGATAGCCGCCGACTTGGAGGAATCGACCGGCGAGGAGAAGGACCCGCGCTTCGCGCAGGCCGTGTTGGAGGAGAGCGTCGACCTGTTGATGGAGTCGCCCTTCCTCCTCACCGAGACGCGCTTCGGCCACGTCGGCGTCAACGCCGGCATCGACCGCTCGAACGTCGCCGGCAGCGACCTGTTGCTCCTGCCGAAGCGACCCTCCGAGAGCGCCGAGCGACTCCGCGCGGGCCTGCCCGCCGAGCGGGTTATCGTCACCGACACCTGCGGACGGCCGTTCCGTCACGGGCAACGCGGCGTCGCCCTCGGGTGGGCCGGCATGAAGGCGTCCAGAGACTGGCGCGGGGAGACGGACCGCGACGGCCGCGAACTCGGCGTAACCGTCGAGAGTGTCGTCGACGAACTCGCCGCGGCCGCGAACCTCCTCGCCGGCGAGGGCGACGGCGGCACGCCCGTCGTCGTCGTTCGGGACTTCGAGTGGGGCGACCACGACGGCAGCGACAACCTCTACCGGGAGATAGAGGGCGATTTCGTCCGGCAGGCCGTGCGCGCCTGGGAGCACGACGATGCGTGA
- a CDS encoding DUF7344 domain-containing protein: MAQATEAVTNTFSILSNPVRRYVLYYLDEQETPVSLNCLATRVATWHIDCDPDAVDDATLTEMRTALYHIHLPKFSEADYLAWNTGSRTIRRGSSFDDNASLFRLVTDHEDVLPAGGS, encoded by the coding sequence ATGGCCCAGGCAACCGAGGCGGTAACCAATACTTTCAGCATATTGTCGAATCCCGTTCGTCGGTACGTCCTGTACTACCTCGACGAGCAGGAGACTCCCGTCTCCCTCAACTGCCTCGCCACTCGGGTTGCCACTTGGCACATCGACTGCGACCCGGACGCCGTTGACGACGCCACCCTCACCGAGATGCGTACAGCCCTGTATCACATTCATCTGCCCAAATTCTCCGAGGCAGACTATCTCGCGTGGAATACGGGCTCCCGCACGATTCGGCGGGGATCCAGCTTCGACGACAACGCGTCATTGTTCCGGTTGGTGACCGACCATGAAGACGTACTGCCCGCGGGAGGGTCGTAA
- a CDS encoding type II toxin-antitoxin system HicB family antitoxin: MASSTQNGDANDGEIRLWQEDGWWIANDVDTGVTTQGASRTEALENLDDAVAVHTGERGHEPTDEELRSLGIDPEDNTTGDQAPPDVLD, encoded by the coding sequence ATGGCCAGTTCGACTCAGAACGGCGACGCCAACGATGGCGAGATACGTCTCTGGCAAGAGGATGGCTGGTGGATCGCGAACGACGTCGATACGGGCGTGACGACGCAGGGAGCGTCTAGAACGGAGGCACTGGAAAACCTGGACGACGCCGTCGCAGTCCATACCGGGGAGCGTGGCCACGAACCGACGGACGAGGAACTCCGTTCGCTGGGAATCGACCCCGAGGACAACACCACCGGCGACCAGGCACCGCCAGATGTCCTCGACTGA
- a CDS encoding type II toxin-antitoxin system HicA family toxin codes for MGRRTFSGMEVVTVLVNVGGFEWRRTTGDHAQLYYEHPTNEEDRRQVTVPLHSELRTGTLRSIAESAGAHDFDAFCEWIDENA; via the coding sequence ATGGGAAGGCGAACGTTCTCCGGAATGGAGGTCGTAACGGTGCTGGTCAACGTCGGCGGGTTCGAGTGGCGACGAACGACCGGTGACCACGCTCAACTGTACTACGAACACCCGACGAACGAAGAGGACCGTCGACAAGTGACTGTCCCGTTACACAGCGAACTCCGTACCGGAACGCTCCGAAGTATCGCCGAAAGCGCCGGAGCACACGACTTCGATGCGTTCTGCGAGTGGATCGACGAAAACGCTTGA
- a CDS encoding winged helix DNA-binding domain-containing protein → MRTHTDAEAWRLRAAANGLDGDADSAAAVVKRVCGIQAQDPRSAALSIRPRARTLDAEAVESELHDEVIRTWSMRGTLHLIAAEDLPWLLSLFGPHFAERGPEPKRLEEAGLDKGGVETAVATLGRLLDDAGPMTRDEVAAELVDSGIDIDPSSQSPNFLIRRAALRGIIREVAPIDGAVAYDVLDVEIPPPGFDREAALVRLAERYLAAYGPATLDDFVAWTGLGKRDARLGWEEAESVTVTVGDAEMLTTVDGSAEPPGATGDLRLLPAYDTYLLGYAAANRPVPEAHRTDVWPGAGIIRPTIVRDGVVVGTWRLDRSRATSAVEVTSFDELDTDALDEEVADVGRFLDEELDRSLSH, encoded by the coding sequence ATGCGTACCCACACCGACGCGGAAGCGTGGCGCTTGCGGGCGGCGGCGAACGGACTGGACGGGGACGCGGACTCCGCCGCTGCCGTCGTGAAGCGGGTGTGCGGGATTCAGGCACAGGACCCTCGCTCGGCCGCGTTGTCGATACGGCCACGTGCGAGAACTCTCGACGCCGAAGCCGTCGAGTCGGAACTGCACGACGAAGTGATTCGGACGTGGAGCATGCGGGGCACACTGCATCTGATCGCGGCGGAGGACCTCCCGTGGTTGCTGTCGTTGTTCGGTCCGCACTTCGCCGAACGGGGACCGGAGCCGAAACGCTTGGAGGAAGCGGGACTGGACAAGGGGGGAGTGGAGACAGCCGTCGCCACGCTCGGTCGACTACTCGACGATGCGGGGCCGATGACCCGCGACGAGGTAGCAGCCGAACTCGTCGATTCCGGTATCGACATCGACCCGTCGAGTCAGTCTCCGAACTTCCTGATACGAAGAGCCGCACTCAGGGGCATCATCCGCGAGGTTGCGCCTATCGACGGGGCCGTGGCGTACGATGTCCTCGACGTCGAGATTCCGCCACCGGGGTTCGACCGCGAGGCGGCGCTCGTTCGGTTGGCTGAGCGGTACCTCGCCGCCTACGGCCCGGCGACCCTCGACGACTTCGTCGCGTGGACCGGCCTCGGAAAGCGGGATGCCCGACTCGGATGGGAGGAGGCCGAAAGCGTCACCGTGACCGTGGGGGACGCCGAGATGCTGACTACCGTCGATGGCTCCGCCGAGCCACCAGGTGCGACCGGCGACCTCCGACTCCTCCCCGCGTACGACACGTATCTGCTCGGGTACGCCGCGGCGAACCGCCCCGTTCCAGAAGCCCACCGGACGGATGTGTGGCCGGGAGCGGGGATAATCAGGCCGACCATCGTTCGCGACGGCGTCGTCGTCGGGACGTGGCGGCTGGATCGCTCACGTGCGACGTCGGCCGTCGAGGTAACGTCGTTCGACGAACTCGACACGGACGCGCTGGACGAAGAAGTCGCCGACGTCGGTCGGTTCCTCGACGAGGAACTCGACCGCTCTCTGTCGCATTGA
- a CDS encoding metallophosphoesterase family protein — translation MSVDLAVVSDTHVPSREERIPEWVEERIREADHVVHAGDFDSAEAYDRVVELAGGEANLTAVVGNIDPRGFDLPETATLDVEDVRFVVTHGSGSLEGYRERVVEAVREAGGSDAVGICGHTHDVMDEFVDGVRLLNPGSATGAEPAAETTMYRLTVEGSDVSVTLHHG, via the coding sequence ATGTCCGTGGACCTCGCCGTCGTCAGCGACACGCACGTCCCCTCACGCGAGGAGCGCATCCCGGAGTGGGTCGAAGAGCGCATCCGCGAGGCCGACCACGTCGTCCACGCGGGCGACTTCGACTCCGCGGAGGCGTACGACCGAGTGGTCGAACTCGCCGGCGGCGAGGCGAACCTCACGGCCGTCGTCGGCAACATCGACCCGCGCGGGTTCGACCTCCCCGAGACGGCGACGCTCGACGTCGAGGACGTGCGCTTCGTCGTCACCCACGGGTCCGGGTCGCTGGAGGGCTACCGCGAACGCGTCGTCGAGGCGGTCCGCGAGGCGGGCGGGTCGGACGCCGTCGGCATCTGCGGGCACACCCACGACGTGATGGACGAGTTCGTCGACGGCGTCCGCCTGCTCAACCCCGGGAGCGCGACGGGGGCCGAACCGGCCGCCGAGACGACGATGTACCGGCTGACCGTCGAGGGGTCGGACGTTTCCGTGACGCTGCATCACGGGTGA
- a CDS encoding NUDIX domain-containing protein gives MDHVVTCFVRNRGEVLLTRRSDRAETYAGRWAGVSGYVEEDNEEAEFDARRELREETGFGGTSLRLVRIGETLAVDDEEGSFVVHPFLFESTTREVRPNEELAAVEWADPTAIRDRETVPRLWETWRRVAPRVDDVREDRTNGSAWISARALEVLRDAAVDADDWESVAAVGRELRDARPSMAAVANRVNRVLATAERRPEAVAAAAVRALSAAHAANEASSATLVDRLRDAGATGVATLSRSGTVCECLREFGPDSVLVAESRPEREGVDVAEAMAEETAAAVTLTTEAAFPAALADGSVAPDAVVVGADAVLPDGSVVNKTGTTGLALAAREAGVPVYVVAARDKVRPTGDERVVTESSPAEAVYDGEEDVDVFAPTFERVPGRLVDGLATEDGLLDGDDARRVAAEHAEHAAWDGRGGSGE, from the coding sequence ATGGACCACGTCGTCACCTGCTTCGTCAGAAACCGCGGTGAGGTGCTTCTCACCCGCCGCAGCGACAGGGCCGAGACGTACGCCGGCCGCTGGGCGGGCGTCTCGGGCTACGTCGAGGAGGACAACGAGGAGGCCGAGTTCGACGCCCGGCGGGAACTGCGCGAGGAGACGGGATTCGGTGGCACGAGCCTCCGCCTCGTCAGAATCGGCGAGACGCTCGCCGTCGACGACGAGGAGGGGTCGTTCGTCGTCCACCCCTTCCTGTTCGAGTCGACGACCCGCGAGGTGCGGCCGAACGAGGAACTCGCCGCGGTGGAGTGGGCCGACCCGACGGCGATACGCGACCGAGAGACCGTCCCCCGCCTCTGGGAGACGTGGCGCCGCGTCGCGCCGCGCGTCGACGACGTGCGGGAGGACCGGACGAACGGGTCGGCGTGGATATCCGCACGGGCGCTGGAAGTGCTACGGGACGCCGCCGTCGACGCCGACGACTGGGAGTCGGTCGCCGCGGTGGGGCGCGAACTCCGCGACGCGCGCCCGAGCATGGCCGCCGTCGCGAACCGCGTGAACCGCGTCCTCGCGACGGCCGAGCGACGCCCGGAAGCCGTCGCCGCCGCCGCGGTCCGGGCGCTCTCGGCGGCGCACGCAGCGAACGAGGCGTCCTCCGCGACGCTGGTCGACCGCCTCCGCGACGCCGGCGCGACGGGCGTGGCGACGCTCTCGCGGTCGGGAACCGTCTGCGAGTGCCTCCGCGAGTTCGGCCCGGACTCGGTCCTCGTCGCGGAGTCCCGTCCCGAACGCGAGGGCGTCGACGTCGCGGAGGCGATGGCCGAGGAGACGGCGGCGGCGGTGACGCTGACCACCGAGGCGGCGTTCCCGGCGGCGCTGGCGGACGGGAGCGTCGCCCCGGACGCCGTCGTCGTCGGCGCGGACGCGGTGCTCCCCGACGGGAGCGTCGTCAACAAGACGGGGACGACGGGGTTGGCCTTGGCCGCGCGGGAGGCGGGCGTCCCCGTCTACGTCGTCGCCGCGCGCGACAAGGTCCGACCGACGGGCGACGAGCGAGTAGTGACCGAGTCGTCGCCGGCGGAGGCGGTGTACGACGGCGAGGAGGACGTGGACGTGTTCGCGCCGACGTTCGAACGGGTGCCCGGCCGACTCGTGGACGGCCTCGCCACCGAGGACGGACTGCTCGACGGCGACGACGCGCGCCGGGTCGCCGCCGAGCACGCCGAACACGCGGCGTGGGACGGGCGAGGCGGGAGCGGGGAGTGA
- a CDS encoding TrmB family transcriptional regulator, translated as MTDEQRKAETVSLLQDLGLKEYEARSFLALTRLSTGTAKEISEISEVPRTRVYDAVRVLESKGLVEVRHSNPQQFRAVSIEEATAILRQQYDTRIDTLQSHLEALDLQPEVDDNDRMQEVWTMSGHGGIEARTHNLLADAESEIVLLVVEEELLTEALYGLLNGAVDRGVDVTIGGETDAIIAKLDTEIPSVKVFETDLDWLLGPASDDEIAISRLLLVDRTTLLVSSFYPDADYDDSHEQAIFANGLENGIVVLLRRIISSGLLPVANPVR; from the coding sequence ATGACGGATGAGCAACGTAAAGCCGAGACGGTGAGTCTGCTGCAGGACCTTGGACTCAAGGAGTACGAGGCGCGGAGTTTCCTGGCGTTGACCCGACTCTCGACGGGGACCGCCAAGGAAATCAGCGAGATCTCCGAGGTCCCTCGAACTCGGGTGTACGACGCCGTCCGAGTGCTGGAGTCAAAGGGGCTGGTGGAAGTACGGCATTCGAACCCCCAGCAGTTTCGCGCGGTCAGCATCGAGGAAGCAACCGCGATCTTGCGTCAGCAGTACGACACGCGGATCGACACCCTTCAGTCACACCTCGAAGCGCTCGATCTCCAACCGGAGGTCGACGACAACGACCGAATGCAGGAGGTATGGACGATGTCCGGCCACGGTGGCATCGAGGCCCGGACACACAATCTGCTGGCGGACGCCGAATCGGAGATCGTCCTGCTGGTCGTCGAGGAGGAACTCCTGACGGAGGCGTTGTACGGGCTGCTCAACGGCGCAGTCGACCGCGGTGTCGACGTGACCATCGGTGGCGAAACGGACGCGATCATCGCCAAACTCGATACCGAGATCCCATCCGTGAAGGTGTTCGAAACCGACCTGGACTGGCTCCTAGGGCCCGCGAGCGACGACGAGATTGCCATCAGCCGCCTGCTGTTGGTCGACCGCACGACGTTGCTGGTCAGTTCCTTTTACCCGGACGCCGACTACGACGACTCACATGAGCAGGCGATCTTCGCCAACGGTCTAGAGAACGGTATCGTCGTCCTCCTTCGTCGGATCATCTCCTCGGGTCTGCTCCCCGTGGCGAACCCGGTGAGGTAG
- a CDS encoding tryptophan--tRNA ligase, whose amino-acid sequence MPAEDDFTVTPYAVEGDIDYDRLIDMFGADALTAEQRAKFPDPGHPLVRRSVFYAERDVDPFLDAANEDKLHSIVTGRGPSGPMHIGHIFPFYFAKYLQNQTGTLVYIPFSDDEKYFLKDKSLEEISGYTRENLLDLLAVGFNPERTRIVVDTADADVVYPLATAFAKEVTQATVDATYGEPENIGLSFYPAVQATHLLLPQLVEGRHPTLVPIAVDQDPHVRVCRDIAAKERYDVAKPGALLSKFLPSLEGPGKMSSSDDAPSILLSDDRETVFNKIRTHAYSGGQTSLKAHREQGGNPEVDVSYQFLYYFFEENDEQVERLAREYRNGSLLSGELKDMAAKNIANFLEAHQERRRALGSLEDELEQFRLTEDERQVARRRAGYPESSLVQR is encoded by the coding sequence ATGCCAGCAGAAGACGACTTCACCGTAACGCCATACGCCGTCGAAGGCGACATCGACTACGACCGACTCATAGACATGTTCGGGGCTGATGCCCTCACTGCCGAGCAGAGGGCTAAGTTTCCTGACCCCGGCCATCCGCTCGTGCGCCGTAGCGTGTTCTATGCAGAGCGTGACGTAGACCCATTCCTTGATGCCGCCAACGAAGACAAGCTTCATTCCATCGTGACGGGACGTGGCCCCTCAGGGCCGATGCACATCGGTCACATCTTCCCATTCTACTTCGCTAAGTATCTACAAAACCAGACAGGAACTCTCGTCTACATCCCGTTCTCCGACGACGAGAAGTACTTTCTCAAAGACAAGTCGCTGGAGGAAATCAGCGGCTACACCCGCGAAAACCTCCTTGACCTTCTCGCAGTCGGGTTCAACCCCGAACGAACCCGAATCGTCGTAGACACGGCGGACGCGGACGTGGTGTACCCTCTAGCGACCGCGTTTGCCAAGGAAGTGACGCAAGCGACCGTGGACGCAACATACGGAGAACCCGAGAATATCGGTCTCTCGTTCTACCCTGCTGTCCAAGCCACACACCTCCTCCTCCCGCAACTTGTGGAGGGTCGCCATCCGACGCTCGTCCCGATTGCGGTTGATCAAGACCCCCACGTTCGAGTCTGTCGGGACATCGCGGCCAAGGAACGGTACGATGTGGCCAAGCCCGGTGCCTTGCTCTCGAAGTTTCTCCCAAGTCTCGAAGGGCCGGGGAAGATGAGTTCGTCCGACGATGCACCGAGTATCCTTCTCTCAGACGATCGAGAGACGGTCTTCAACAAAATCCGCACCCATGCTTATTCTGGTGGGCAGACGAGTCTCAAAGCACATCGAGAGCAGGGAGGAAATCCCGAGGTAGATGTCTCGTATCAGTTCCTGTACTACTTCTTTGAAGAAAATGATGAGCAGGTAGAACGGCTTGCACGCGAGTATCGAAACGGGTCACTCCTGAGTGGTGAACTCAAAGATATGGCGGCGAAGAATATTGCGAACTTCCTCGAAGCACATCAAGAACGTCGCAGGGCGCTTGGCTCGCTCGAAGACGAGTTGGAACAGTTCCGCTTGACAGAGGATGAGCGACAGGTTGCGCGGCGGCGAGCAGGCTACCCCGAGAGTTCTCTGGTTCAGAGATAG
- a CDS encoding DUF5518 domain-containing protein: MVLSLRVRTPPEIWRFALFGAIASLPVTALLNWLPNSEATIGGGIMIFGAFIAGTIAAIRSSDPGAAGLRTGFVAGLVGLVISMVTVGTAVRRPLLGIVFCGLLLCVSSLFGLGFGRAGGWVATKLSLDSRRS, translated from the coding sequence ATGGTGCTATCTCTCCGCGTCCGTACCCCTCCTGAGATATGGCGATTTGCGCTCTTCGGTGCAATTGCCTCGTTACCTGTCACCGCCCTTCTGAATTGGTTACCGAACTCTGAGGCGACCATTGGCGGTGGTATCATGATATTCGGAGCGTTCATCGCAGGAACCATCGCTGCAATCCGCTCGTCAGACCCCGGTGCTGCTGGCCTCCGAACTGGCTTCGTCGCTGGCCTCGTTGGACTGGTCATCTCCATGGTAACGGTTGGCACAGCAGTGAGACGGCCGCTACTTGGAATCGTATTCTGTGGGCTACTACTGTGCGTTTCTTCACTGTTCGGGCTCGGATTCGGTCGTGCCGGTGGGTGGGTGGCGACCAAGCTGTCTCTCGATAGTCGACGAAGCTGA